From Halotia branconii CENA392, the proteins below share one genomic window:
- a CDS encoding peptidoglycan DD-metalloendopeptidase family protein has product MTIPYRLLLLCSLVSTLGLASILPEPKSVTAAVADCPIPALFRFQRHKVVRGETLESIAQSYNLVPTTLIDMNPTLGNGSVTVGSELQIPPYNGIVVEVPRGQTWRQVAAKYKVRADTLFEINGCQQNPRIVFVPEVNGSPNRPIAAPADVEKPDRASISGYPLQQIGTVGLAYGWQINPITGEVFFHSGVDLLAAVGTPVEAIAPGTVVFANDQGSYGKLVIINHSGKLQSRYAQLNNIEVTVGQKVNKGDLIGTVGTTGKPTSKQPHLHFEMRASSDLGWVAEDPKTYFKQ; this is encoded by the coding sequence ATGACTATTCCTTATCGTTTGCTTTTGCTCTGTAGCTTAGTTAGCACTTTGGGACTAGCATCCATATTGCCAGAACCAAAAAGTGTCACTGCTGCGGTAGCGGATTGCCCAATTCCAGCTTTATTTCGCTTCCAACGCCATAAAGTCGTTCGTGGTGAAACTTTGGAGAGTATCGCACAAAGTTACAATCTTGTTCCTACAACACTTATCGACATGAATCCAACTTTAGGTAATGGCAGTGTGACTGTTGGTAGCGAACTTCAGATTCCTCCCTACAACGGGATTGTTGTAGAAGTTCCTCGTGGACAAACTTGGCGACAAGTGGCTGCAAAATATAAAGTCCGTGCCGATACACTGTTTGAAATTAATGGCTGTCAACAAAATCCCAGAATCGTCTTTGTTCCAGAAGTAAATGGCTCGCCAAATCGCCCTATTGCAGCACCTGCTGACGTAGAGAAGCCCGATCGCGCTTCTATATCTGGATATCCCTTACAGCAAATAGGAACTGTGGGATTAGCTTATGGCTGGCAAATTAATCCTATTACGGGTGAGGTATTTTTTCATAGTGGCGTAGATTTATTAGCAGCAGTTGGAACTCCTGTAGAAGCGATCGCACCGGGAACCGTAGTATTTGCTAACGATCAAGGTAGTTATGGCAAGCTAGTCATTATCAACCACAGTGGCAAACTCCAAAGTCGCTATGCCCAACTTAATAATATCGAAGTTACCGTTGGTCAAAAAGTCAACAAAGGAGACTTAATAGGAACAGTCGGTACAACTGGAAAACCTACTTCCAAACAACCCCATCTTCATTTTGAAATGCGTGCTAGCTCAGATTTAGGCTGGGTAGCAGAAGATCCAAAAACTTATTTCAAACAATGA
- the scpB gene encoding SMC-Scp complex subunit ScpB, translating to MNTATATKIEAILYLKGKPLSLGEIAEYAACDRATIEEGIIELIDNYARRDSALEVIETPGGYSLQLRSDFHDLVQALIPVELGLGALRTLAAIALNNPILQSDLINLRGSGVYQHVPELVELGFVRKRRNNESRSYSLQVTPKFHQYFQIDQLPQILSNNHKEEQLELDLTLQEEAGEQGAEGQGSSTSTALSDRGRGEEERVLSTSE from the coding sequence ATGAACACAGCCACAGCGACGAAGATAGAAGCAATTCTCTATTTGAAGGGTAAACCCTTGTCGCTCGGTGAAATCGCCGAGTATGCCGCCTGCGATCGCGCCACTATTGAAGAAGGCATCATTGAACTAATTGACAACTATGCCCGTCGAGATAGCGCTCTAGAAGTGATAGAAACCCCTGGTGGTTACAGTCTGCAACTGCGGTCTGATTTTCATGACTTAGTCCAAGCACTGATTCCCGTAGAATTGGGATTAGGAGCATTGCGGACTTTAGCAGCGATCGCTCTTAATAACCCCATACTCCAAAGTGACTTAATTAACTTGCGCGGTTCAGGAGTATATCAGCACGTTCCAGAACTAGTCGAACTTGGTTTTGTCCGCAAACGCCGAAATAATGAATCTCGCTCCTACTCGTTACAAGTAACACCAAAATTTCATCAGTATTTCCAAATCGACCAACTTCCTCAAATATTGTCCAATAATCACAAAGAAGAACAATTAGAACTAGATTTAACACTCCAAGAAGAGGCAGGGGAGCAGGGAGCAGAGGGGCAGGGGAGCAGCACTTCGACTGCGCTCAGTGACCGGGGCAGGGGAGAAGAGGAAAGAGTGTTAAGCACAAGTGAATGA
- a CDS encoding hybrid sensor histidine kinase/response regulator gives MNKTLIRVLLIDDDEDDYILTRNWFSEFQGACCDLDWVDSYTAAKDAIARQNHDIYLVDYRLGIHNGLELLRKAIADGCCSPFILLTGQGDREIDLEAMKAGAADYLEKSQLTAPLLERSIRYAIERKQTEQKIRQQAALLDVATDAIFVRDLENQILFWNKAAERLYLCKKEEAIGKKAQHLWHENDLSHLQSALHILIKNGSWEGELHQRTKCGKSITVESRWTLVKEFGNRPQSILVVNTDITEKKQLEAQFLRAQRLESIGTLASGIAHDLNNVLAPILMTAQLLESYIHDERPRRLLPILITNAKRGANLVKQVLSFTRGIQGEHTTLQLKHLITEIQQIVKETFPKSIEISIQVPQNLGTISGDATQLHQVLMNLCVNARDAMPNSGKLKISAENFLVDENYAKMNLDAMVGPYIVINVTDTGIGIQPEILERIFEPFFTTKELSKGTGLGLSTVLGIVKSHGGFINVYSEEGKGSQFKIYLPAQEATETIEEIEQELPQGNGELILVVDDEAAIRDITKTSLESHNYQIITASDGIEAIALYAEHREQISLVITDMLMPSMDGINTIRTLQKINPDVKIIAVSGLSTSDKVDTAYEIGIKAFLPKPYTTNQLLQAISKINKNRE, from the coding sequence ATGAACAAAACCTTAATCAGAGTTCTTCTAATTGATGATGACGAAGATGATTACATCTTAACTCGTAATTGGTTTAGTGAATTTCAGGGAGCTTGCTGTGATTTGGATTGGGTAGATAGTTATACAGCAGCAAAGGATGCGATCGCCCGTCAAAATCATGATATATATCTTGTAGATTACCGTTTAGGTATACACAACGGACTCGAACTATTACGCAAAGCAATTGCCGACGGATGTTGTTCTCCATTCATTTTGCTCACTGGTCAAGGAGATAGAGAAATTGACCTAGAAGCAATGAAAGCAGGAGCAGCAGATTATTTAGAAAAAAGCCAATTGACTGCACCTTTGTTGGAGCGTTCTATCCGTTATGCTATTGAACGCAAACAAACAGAACAGAAAATTCGCCAACAAGCTGCTTTACTCGATGTTGCTACCGATGCCATTTTTGTACGTGATTTAGAAAACCAAATTTTATTTTGGAACAAAGCAGCTGAACGTTTATACCTTTGTAAAAAGGAGGAAGCTATTGGTAAGAAAGCACAGCATCTCTGGCATGAAAATGATTTGTCACACTTGCAATCAGCTCTCCATATTCTCATAAAAAATGGCTCCTGGGAAGGAGAGTTACATCAACGAACAAAGTGTGGTAAATCAATCACTGTAGAAAGCCGCTGGACATTAGTAAAAGAGTTTGGCAATAGACCACAATCTATTTTGGTTGTTAACACTGATATTACCGAAAAAAAACAACTAGAAGCCCAATTTCTCCGCGCTCAACGATTAGAAAGTATTGGCACTTTGGCAAGTGGCATCGCCCACGACTTGAATAATGTCTTAGCTCCTATTCTCATGACAGCGCAACTTTTAGAGTCATATATACATGATGAGCGCCCCCGGCGGCTGCTACCAATATTGATTACTAATGCTAAACGTGGAGCTAATTTAGTTAAGCAAGTACTGTCATTTACGCGGGGTATTCAGGGAGAGCATACTACCTTACAATTAAAACACTTAATCACTGAAATCCAGCAAATTGTTAAAGAAACCTTTCCCAAATCAATCGAAATTTCTATCCAAGTTCCGCAAAATCTAGGAACTATATCTGGTGATGCCACCCAATTGCATCAAGTATTAATGAATCTGTGTGTAAATGCTCGTGACGCTATGCCAAATAGCGGTAAATTAAAAATTTCAGCAGAAAACTTTTTGGTTGATGAAAATTACGCCAAAATGAATCTTGATGCTATGGTTGGTCCTTACATTGTAATTAATGTTACTGATACTGGAATTGGTATCCAACCGGAAATATTAGAACGGATATTTGAACCATTTTTTACTACTAAAGAACTTAGTAAAGGTACTGGGCTTGGTCTTTCAACAGTACTTGGTATTGTTAAAAGCCACGGTGGTTTTATTAATGTATACAGCGAGGAAGGCAAAGGTAGCCAATTCAAAATTTATTTACCTGCACAAGAGGCAACAGAAACTATAGAAGAAATAGAACAGGAATTACCTCAAGGTAATGGAGAATTGATTTTAGTTGTGGATGACGAAGCTGCAATTCGAGATATTACCAAAACATCTCTAGAAAGCCATAACTACCAAATAATTACAGCCAGTGATGGTATTGAGGCCATAGCCTTGTATGCAGAACATCGTGAGCAAATATCTTTAGTTATAACAGACATGTTAATGCCGTCTATGGATGGCATCAATACAATTCGGACATTACAAAAAATTAATCCTGATGTCAAAATTATTGCTGTTAGTGGGCTATCAACCAGTGATAAAGTTGATACAGCTTATGAAATAGGTATCAAAGCTTTTTTACCCAAACCTTACACTACTAACCAGTTATTGCAAGCTATTAGCAAAATAAACAAAAATAGGGAATAG
- a CDS encoding glycosyltransferase family 9 protein — MRVVALVPGGIGDQILFFPTLDDLKRYYPNAQLDVVVEPRSKAAYRVSKSVNEVITFDFKDRNSLADWGNLVGAIRDREYDAAIAVGQSWLVGLFLWLTGIPTRIGYQGKGSIFLTNSVPFKPSQYGAAVYHDLVQGLGIDTLCPELAVNVPKPDIEWSQKEQTRLKLHETGYVLINDGFNQDSQTKSLDTSYPVANWQQIIQDFQSKQPDLPMVVVKGVDNEQFVRSLLEYSPQIKVTAPSDIGKLAAMIAGANLMLTTDSAPLHLSVAVQTYTIALFGPTEPAKVLPKNDKFLAIKSPTDRTADISPKAVLEKIWGG; from the coding sequence ATGCGAGTAGTAGCCCTTGTACCTGGCGGAATTGGCGACCAAATCCTCTTCTTTCCGACTTTAGATGACCTGAAGCGCTATTACCCTAACGCTCAGTTAGATGTCGTTGTTGAACCCCGGTCAAAGGCTGCCTACCGGGTGAGCAAGTCAGTTAATGAAGTAATCACATTTGATTTCAAAGATCGTAACAGTCTGGCAGATTGGGGTAATCTGGTGGGTGCAATTCGCGATCGCGAATATGATGCCGCCATTGCTGTAGGGCAAAGCTGGTTGGTGGGTCTTTTTCTCTGGTTAACAGGGATTCCCACACGCATTGGCTACCAAGGCAAAGGATCAATTTTTCTCACCAATTCTGTGCCGTTCAAACCATCCCAATATGGGGCGGCGGTCTACCATGACTTGGTGCAAGGATTAGGTATTGACACCCTTTGCCCAGAGTTAGCAGTGAATGTACCAAAACCAGATATTGAGTGGTCACAGAAGGAACAAACACGCTTAAAACTGCATGAAACAGGTTATGTCTTGATTAACGACGGTTTTAACCAGGATTCTCAGACTAAAAGTTTGGATACAAGCTATCCTGTAGCGAATTGGCAGCAAATTATTCAAGATTTTCAATCTAAACAGCCGGATTTGCCTATGGTGGTCGTTAAAGGAGTTGACAACGAGCAATTTGTGCGATCGCTCTTGGAATATAGCCCCCAAATCAAGGTGACTGCCCCAAGCGATATTGGTAAGTTGGCTGCTATGATTGCTGGGGCAAATTTAATGTTGACTACAGATAGTGCGCCACTACATCTGAGTGTGGCAGTACAAACCTATACCATCGCCTTATTTGGCCCCACAGAACCAGCCAAAGTATTACCCAAAAACGATAAATTTCTTGCCATAAAATCTCCCACAGATCGAACGGCAGATATTTCCCCCAAAGCAGTTTTAGAAAAAATCTGGGGCGGCTAA
- a CDS encoding CRR6 family NdhI maturation factor yields the protein MTITIALNADSINNLDLSPASTVIDDMLQKEAMSDDKTQSIYICYEQQLCFDIDYSLEPSDPRELSEIPELRLWFIRLDAKYPWFLFLLDWKSGELARYTAMLVPHQFSSKEGIQYNPEALEIFLMHKIFILSDWLKQKNLPSLSRLKHMAQMFGYELDDALFERC from the coding sequence ATGACAATCACGATCGCACTGAATGCTGACTCTATTAATAATTTGGATCTTTCACCTGCATCAACGGTGATTGATGACATGTTGCAAAAAGAAGCAATGTCTGACGACAAGACACAGAGCATCTACATCTGTTACGAGCAGCAACTGTGTTTTGATATCGATTATTCCCTGGAACCTAGCGACCCTCGCGAACTTTCAGAAATTCCAGAGTTACGACTGTGGTTTATTCGTTTAGATGCCAAGTATCCTTGGTTTTTGTTTTTACTAGATTGGAAATCTGGGGAATTAGCCCGCTATACTGCCATGTTAGTACCCCATCAGTTCAGTTCCAAAGAAGGCATACAGTATAACCCCGAAGCCTTAGAAATCTTTTTGATGCATAAAATTTTCATTTTAAGCGATTGGCTCAAACAGAAAAATTTGCCCAGTTTATCACGGCTAAAACACATGGCGCAAATGTTTGGTTATGAGTTGGATGATGCTTTATTTGAAAGATGTTAA
- the ispD gene encoding 2-C-methyl-D-erythritol 4-phosphate cytidylyltransferase, giving the protein MYLLIPAAGSGKRMGSNRNKLLLEVRSQTIIAWTLKAAAAASTIQWIGIISQPTDWPDFKAILADLQLTKPVELIIGGSTRQESVYNGLQALPTAAEQVLIHDGARCLVTPNLLNSCAQAIRQCPGLIAAVPVKDTIKVVDENGIIQSTPDRQQLWAAQTPQGFNVKLLKQCHAEGVSQGWEVTDDAALFERCGIEVRIVEGEETNLKVTTPQDLAIAEFILTNRGS; this is encoded by the coding sequence GTGTATTTACTAATTCCAGCCGCAGGAAGCGGCAAAAGAATGGGGAGTAACCGCAATAAACTCCTACTCGAAGTGCGATCGCAAACAATTATTGCTTGGACTCTCAAAGCTGCGGCAGCAGCAAGTACAATTCAGTGGATAGGAATTATCTCCCAGCCCACTGATTGGCCAGATTTCAAGGCAATTCTTGCTGATTTGCAGCTCACTAAACCAGTAGAACTAATTATCGGTGGCTCTACCCGCCAAGAATCTGTTTATAATGGCTTGCAAGCACTGCCAACAGCCGCAGAGCAAGTATTGATTCACGATGGCGCTAGATGTTTGGTAACACCAAATTTACTAAATTCCTGCGCCCAAGCTATTCGTCAATGTCCTGGCTTAATTGCCGCCGTACCTGTAAAAGACACAATTAAAGTTGTGGATGAAAATGGCATCATTCAAAGTACACCCGACCGACAGCAACTGTGGGCAGCACAAACTCCCCAAGGATTTAATGTCAAGTTGTTGAAACAGTGCCACGCCGAAGGTGTCAGCCAAGGTTGGGAAGTAACTGATGATGCTGCTTTATTTGAAAGGTGCGGCATCGAAGTACGAATTGTTGAGGGAGAAGAGACAAATTTAAAAGTGACCACTCCCCAAGATTTAGCGATCGCAGAATTTATCCTCACAAACCGAGGCTCTTAA
- a CDS encoding isochorismatase, which yields MNTQIKNKLPIPPYFNPNKVGEVWRVPYQERAAEAEVWAKQENIKPASLDKTRIALLLIDVQNTFCIPGFELFVGGKSGSGAVDDNRRLCEFIYRNLRIITTVIPTLDTHTTTQIFHPIFWVNDTGEHPTPAATNITPKDIEQGIWKVNPAVAHSITNGDYELLEKHAYYYVKKLTQDGKYPLTVWPYHSMLGGIGHALVSSIEEAIFFHCIARQSQTQFEIKGENPLTENYSILRPEVLEDFEKRPLGQKNMRLIQQLLEFDAVIIGGQAKSHCVAWTIDDLLTEIKLVDATLAQKVYLLEDCTSPVVVPGVVDYTEQADAAFARFAEAGMHIIKSSEVIEI from the coding sequence ATGAATACTCAAATAAAAAATAAACTTCCTATACCCCCGTACTTTAACCCTAATAAGGTGGGAGAAGTCTGGCGCGTACCTTATCAAGAACGTGCAGCAGAAGCTGAAGTATGGGCAAAACAAGAAAATATTAAACCAGCTTCTTTAGATAAGACTCGTATTGCCTTACTTTTAATTGATGTCCAAAACACTTTTTGTATTCCTGGATTTGAATTATTTGTAGGAGGAAAATCTGGAAGTGGGGCAGTTGATGATAATCGACGATTATGTGAGTTTATCTATCGGAATCTAAGAATAATTACGACAGTTATACCTACATTAGATACTCACACAACAACACAAATTTTCCATCCAATTTTTTGGGTGAATGATACAGGCGAACATCCCACACCAGCAGCGACTAACATTACTCCAAAAGATATTGAGCAAGGTATCTGGAAAGTTAACCCAGCAGTTGCTCACAGTATTACTAATGGAGATTACGAATTATTAGAAAAGCACGCTTATTATTACGTTAAAAAACTCACTCAAGACGGCAAATATCCTCTCACAGTTTGGCCTTATCATTCTATGTTGGGTGGTATTGGTCATGCTTTAGTTTCATCAATAGAAGAAGCAATATTTTTCCATTGCATTGCTCGTCAGAGTCAGACACAATTTGAAATCAAAGGCGAAAATCCTTTAACAGAAAACTATTCAATCTTACGTCCAGAGGTGTTAGAAGATTTTGAGAAACGTCCACTGGGACAGAAAAATATGCGTTTGATTCAGCAGCTTTTAGAATTTGATGCTGTAATTATCGGTGGACAAGCTAAAAGTCACTGCGTAGCTTGGACAATTGATGACTTGTTAACAGAAATTAAACTGGTAGATGCTACCCTGGCTCAAAAAGTTTATTTGCTAGAAGATTGCACTTCTCCCGTTGTTGTTCCGGGTGTTGTGGACTATACAGAACAAGCAGATGCAGCATTTGCTAGGTTTGCAGAGGCAGGAATGCACATTATAAAATCGAGCGAAGTTATCGAAATTTAG
- a CDS encoding HhoA/HhoB/HtrA family serine endopeptidase, producing MNLSLKQLAIYLSLLAIGGSAGLFGSRYFLPHNRSFQQLKNVTMALPPDSVVPSYGSGTNGSTGGDNVNFIATAVQKVGPAVVRINATRKVPNPISEALKNPLFRRFFGEDEEPIPRERIERGTGSGFILSENGELLTNAHVVADTDTVQVTLKDGRTFEGKVMGVDAITDVAVVKIPENKLPTVQLGNSQNLAPGQWAIAIGNPLGLDNTVTIGIISATDRTSAQVGVPDKRVSFIQTDAAINPGNSGGPLLNAQGEVIGVNTAIRADAQGLGFAIPIETAARVANDLFTKGRAEHPFLGIEMADLSPTKKQQINQENDLNIQENTGVVIKGVMDDSPAKRAGLLPGDLIQKINGKPIKIAAQVQKLVESSSVGDILVMEVNRSGKIQTLKVQSGSYPEKKR from the coding sequence ATGAATTTATCCTTAAAACAACTGGCTATTTATCTATCTTTACTAGCAATTGGCGGCAGTGCGGGCTTGTTTGGCAGTCGCTATTTTCTGCCACACAATCGCTCGTTTCAACAGTTGAAAAATGTGACAATGGCTTTACCTCCAGATTCTGTAGTCCCTAGCTATGGAAGTGGGACGAATGGTTCTACTGGAGGCGATAATGTGAATTTTATTGCCACAGCAGTCCAAAAGGTTGGCCCAGCAGTGGTACGAATTAATGCCACCCGTAAAGTACCCAATCCCATCTCTGAAGCTTTAAAAAATCCTTTGTTCCGTCGGTTTTTTGGCGAAGATGAGGAACCAATTCCTAGAGAACGGATTGAGCGCGGCACTGGTTCAGGATTCATTTTGAGCGAAAATGGCGAATTATTAACCAATGCTCATGTTGTAGCAGATACAGATACAGTACAAGTAACCCTCAAAGATGGCCGGACTTTTGAGGGCAAGGTAATGGGCGTTGATGCGATCACAGATGTAGCGGTGGTGAAAATCCCCGAAAATAAATTGCCCACAGTTCAGCTGGGCAATTCACAAAACTTAGCGCCAGGACAATGGGCGATCGCTATTGGCAATCCTTTAGGTTTAGATAATACTGTCACCATCGGCATCATCAGTGCCACTGATCGCACCAGCGCTCAAGTCGGTGTACCCGATAAGCGAGTCAGTTTTATCCAAACAGATGCAGCGATTAACCCTGGCAATTCTGGTGGGCCTTTGTTGAATGCTCAAGGTGAGGTAATTGGTGTAAATACTGCTATCCGCGCCGATGCTCAAGGACTTGGTTTTGCCATTCCGATTGAAACTGCTGCTCGTGTTGCAAATGATTTATTTACCAAAGGCCGGGCGGAGCATCCTTTTTTAGGGATTGAAATGGCAGACCTTTCTCCAACTAAAAAACAGCAGATTAACCAAGAAAACGACCTCAATATTCAGGAAAACACAGGCGTTGTCATTAAGGGAGTTATGGACGACTCCCCAGCAAAGCGGGCGGGACTACTTCCTGGAGACTTGATTCAAAAAATTAACGGTAAACCGATCAAAATAGCAGCTCAAGTTCAGAAACTGGTAGAGTCCAGTTCTGTTGGAGATATCTTGGTCATGGAAGTCAACCGCAGCGGGAAAATTCAAACTCTAAAAGTACAATCAGGAAGTTATCCTGAGAAAAAAAGGTAG
- a CDS encoding tetratricopeptide repeat protein — MSKGESNHQKKNTFPMQGSTAHLKQIRRNTITHEFDQNSPQEMLLVQESENQLSEASQLLRQGIQQHKSGELLAAFKSLKQSLEMFQVIADVQQQEQTLSCLALVTYASGDYKSVISYCQQCLALKKDTPDLLVQMQVLSHLGNAYRHLNDHEKAVEYLEKCLKITQKLQDKRSQVAALNNLGLVYKASGNFVRAIEYQEQSLEIVRELQDKWGMEQVLKNLGNAWYALDDYPKAIAYYEKCVKISRSLNNLRSATQVLKNLGNACYAISDYAKAIIYYEERLQLARELKDKRSEEQSLGSLGVACEALGDYAKAIRYYEERLQLARTIKDKRIEEQTLASLKVACYALGDYAKAMEYQQ, encoded by the coding sequence ATGTCAAAAGGTGAATCGAACCACCAGAAAAAAAATACATTTCCTATGCAAGGGTCTACAGCACACCTGAAACAAATCAGGCGTAATACGATTACCCATGAATTTGACCAAAATTCGCCTCAAGAAATGTTACTTGTACAAGAAAGTGAGAACCAATTATCAGAAGCATCCCAGCTATTACGCCAAGGAATTCAACAGCATAAATCTGGTGAACTCTTAGCTGCATTTAAATCGTTAAAGCAATCCTTAGAGATGTTTCAGGTAATTGCGGATGTACAACAACAAGAGCAGACACTTTCTTGTTTAGCACTGGTAACTTACGCTTCAGGTGATTACAAAAGTGTGATTTCTTACTGCCAGCAGTGTCTAGCTTTAAAAAAAGATACCCCAGACCTATTGGTACAGATGCAGGTCTTGTCCCACTTAGGTAATGCTTATCGTCACCTGAATGATCATGAAAAAGCAGTTGAGTATCTAGAGAAATGTTTAAAAATTACTCAAAAATTGCAAGACAAGCGCAGTCAGGTTGCAGCATTAAATAATTTGGGATTAGTATATAAAGCTTCAGGTAATTTTGTACGGGCCATTGAATATCAGGAGCAAAGCCTAGAAATTGTTCGAGAACTCCAAGATAAATGGGGTATGGAGCAGGTATTAAAAAATTTAGGTAATGCCTGGTATGCTTTAGACGATTACCCAAAAGCGATCGCTTACTATGAAAAATGTGTAAAAATATCACGCTCTTTGAATAATCTTCGCAGTGCTACCCAAGTACTCAAAAATTTAGGCAATGCTTGTTACGCCATCAGCGATTATGCCAAAGCCATTATTTATTATGAGGAGCGTTTGCAACTAGCCAGGGAACTCAAAGATAAACGCAGTGAAGAACAGTCCCTTGGTAGTTTAGGAGTAGCTTGTGAAGCTCTAGGTGACTATGCTAAAGCCATTAGGTACTATGAAGAGCGTTTGCAACTTGCTAGAACCATCAAAGATAAACGTATAGAAGAACAAACCCTTGCTAGCTTAAAAGTTGCTTGCTATGCCTTGGGTGATTATGCCAAAGCAATGGAATACCAACAGTAA
- a CDS encoding response regulator, with the protein MKVRRTMVTILMADDDDDDSILVQEALRESQLSIELCIVKNGEDLMDYLHNRGRYTDKNIAPRPGLILLDLNMPKKNGIEVLKDIKNDPNLRRIPVIVLTTSEAQGDIYHTYDLGANSFIVKPEKFACLVDVMKTIGKYWFEIVELPLELVGDENEQNLNQSSSN; encoded by the coding sequence GTGAAAGTTCGGCGAACAATGGTTACAATTTTAATGGCTGATGATGACGATGATGACAGCATATTAGTTCAAGAAGCTTTGAGAGAAAGTCAATTGTCAATTGAACTATGTATTGTCAAAAACGGTGAAGATTTAATGGATTATCTTCATAACCGTGGTCGATATACTGACAAGAATATTGCCCCACGTCCAGGTTTAATTTTGTTAGATTTAAACATGCCTAAAAAAAACGGTATTGAGGTACTGAAAGATATTAAAAATGATCCAAATCTCCGGCGAATCCCTGTCATAGTATTAACCACCTCAGAAGCACAAGGAGATATTTATCATACCTATGATTTAGGTGCAAATTCCTTTATAGTCAAACCAGAGAAGTTTGCTTGCTTAGTTGACGTGATGAAGACTATAGGAAAATACTGGTTTGAAATTGTAGAACTACCGCTAGAATTAGTGGGAGATGAAAATGAACAAAACCTTAATCAGAGTTCTTCTAATTGA
- a CDS encoding uracil-DNA glycosylase, with amino-acid sequence MNSEIQLSLFNDDSNPHQQGLIPTDSKIPIPPGTYANMTELAQHCNQCHRCELGNTRTHAVVGRGNLQAPIMVIGEAPGQNEDETGLPFVGRSGQLLEKILASVNLSTEHDVYIANINKCRPPNNRVPTPDEMVACKPYLLEQIRLVDPKIILLTGATAVKGITGDKRGITKIRGQWIEWEARLCMPIFHPSYLLRNPSKEKGAPKWLMWQDIQAVRAKLDEIQQNNKSVT; translated from the coding sequence ATGAACAGCGAAATCCAACTCAGTCTATTTAACGATGACTCTAACCCTCACCAACAAGGGCTAATTCCCACAGACTCAAAAATTCCTATTCCTCCCGGAACTTATGCCAATATGACCGAATTGGCACAGCACTGCAATCAATGTCACCGCTGCGAGTTAGGAAATACTCGTACTCATGCTGTGGTCGGACGGGGAAATTTGCAAGCACCAATTATGGTGATAGGGGAAGCACCAGGTCAAAACGAGGATGAAACAGGTTTACCTTTTGTAGGTAGGTCAGGGCAATTGCTAGAAAAAATCTTAGCATCTGTGAACCTGAGTACTGAACATGATGTATACATTGCCAATATCAATAAATGCCGACCACCAAATAATCGAGTTCCTACTCCTGATGAGATGGTAGCTTGTAAGCCTTATTTATTAGAACAAATTCGCTTAGTTGACCCCAAAATCATTTTGTTAACAGGTGCAACTGCGGTCAAAGGTATAACTGGCGATAAACGGGGAATTACTAAAATTCGTGGTCAGTGGATAGAGTGGGAAGCACGTTTATGTATGCCAATTTTTCACCCTTCCTACTTACTACGTAACCCTTCTAAAGAAAAAGGTGCGCCTAAATGGTTAATGTGGCAAGATATCCAAGCAGTGCGTGCCAAGCTTGATGAAATCCAGCAAAATAACAAGAGTGTAACTTAA
- a CDS encoding DUF760 domain-containing protein produces MVFDPDFLHDNSEEHPNQLLNDHSEEYPNQLLKYLQHQSPDVLARVAQSVSPEIKQIISQNVQGLVGMLPAENFNVQITTDRDNLAGLLASAMMTGYFLRQMEQRMQLEHLSNNQ; encoded by the coding sequence ATGGTGTTTGATCCTGACTTTTTACATGACAACTCTGAAGAACACCCCAACCAGCTTCTGAACGACCACTCTGAGGAATACCCCAATCAGCTACTCAAATATCTACAGCATCAGTCTCCTGATGTTTTAGCTCGTGTAGCCCAGTCCGTAAGCCCCGAAATTAAACAAATCATTTCGCAAAATGTCCAAGGGCTAGTGGGAATGCTCCCCGCAGAAAACTTCAACGTGCAAATCACGACAGACAGGGATAATCTCGCTGGGCTACTAGCATCAGCCATGATGACGGGGTATTTTCTGCGTCAGATGGAACAAAGAATGCAATTAGAGCATTTGTCTAACAACCAATAG